The following coding sequences lie in one Porphyromonas asaccharolytica DSM 20707 genomic window:
- the lon gene encoding endopeptidase La, whose amino-acid sequence MKEDNYDFAETSLPNVGSGGMAIPLPSVIDEDELLDDEREALISPLLGNTYPVLPVFNTVIFPCVLQAVMLTDDKQIDAVNNAMSKGQYIVATTAISDDPDDPITPKSLSKQGVLCYVEDVIHPSPDNVVVILRGIIRVHTSTYTQTNPYLRCRVESPLPLPRSERDLTRDTELFVAFNKLRYELVELVKIRRMEGAEDFINTINAQNNLPFLINFTAAYLSLVPKAKLELLKISDTKHLVMELITYVRQTTELVQINEKIAKQTQSDMDEMQRKHFLEQQIRTIREELGEGDFADQTIEELREAATKKQWSEAVQKAFDRELGNLERIPTQAPEYSIQLQYLRLMIDLPWQEYSQDQFDLQHAEEILNRDHFGLERVKERILEHLAVIKLKNDLKSPILCLYGPPGVGKTSLGKSIAESLGRKYVRISLGGLHDEAEIRGHRRTYIGAMCGRIIDSIKKAGTSNPVFVLDEIDKISSDYKGDPAAALLEVLDPEQNVAFHDNYLDIDYDLSKVLFIATANTLSTISRPLLDRMELIQVSGYLLEEKVEIAHRHLVPKELEAHGLTSDQFDIDTAALTYLIEGYTRESGVRTLQKSLAALMRKQAKRVAMGQEYSVQITPEIIQQDLRTPPYTRDIWQDFGMPGIVTGLAWTEVGGEILFIESSTHRGKEGKVTLTGNLGDVMKESAVIALDYIKAHCEELEIPEDTFDKLEIHLHVPEGAIPKDGPSAGITMATSLVSTLTRRTVKPRIAMSGEITLTGRVLPVGGIKEKILAAKRAGVKTLILSKENEKDILDIKPIYIEGLTFSYVETIKEVLDLALND is encoded by the coding sequence TTACGACTTTGCAGAGACATCTTTACCTAACGTAGGTTCTGGAGGCATGGCCATCCCTCTGCCGAGCGTTATAGATGAAGATGAGCTACTTGACGATGAACGAGAGGCTCTTATATCACCACTGTTAGGAAACACCTATCCCGTGCTACCAGTCTTTAACACCGTCATCTTTCCTTGCGTCTTACAGGCCGTTATGCTGACTGATGATAAACAGATAGACGCAGTGAATAATGCGATGTCCAAGGGGCAATACATTGTCGCGACAACAGCTATATCAGACGATCCCGATGATCCCATCACGCCAAAGTCACTCTCTAAGCAGGGCGTGCTGTGTTATGTCGAAGATGTGATCCACCCATCGCCAGACAATGTCGTAGTGATCTTACGAGGCATCATACGTGTCCATACCAGCACCTATACGCAGACAAATCCTTACTTGCGCTGCAGAGTCGAGTCGCCACTTCCACTACCTCGTTCGGAGAGGGATCTGACGAGAGACACAGAGCTTTTTGTAGCTTTCAACAAGCTACGCTATGAACTGGTCGAGCTGGTCAAAATACGACGCATGGAGGGTGCTGAGGACTTCATCAATACAATCAATGCGCAAAACAACCTCCCCTTCCTGATCAACTTTACGGCTGCTTATCTCTCCTTAGTGCCTAAGGCTAAGCTGGAGCTCCTCAAGATCTCCGACACGAAGCATCTCGTCATGGAGCTAATCACCTACGTACGTCAGACGACCGAGTTGGTACAGATCAATGAGAAGATCGCAAAGCAGACTCAGTCTGACATGGACGAGATGCAGCGCAAGCACTTTCTAGAGCAGCAGATACGCACCATACGAGAGGAGCTGGGCGAGGGTGACTTTGCAGACCAAACCATTGAGGAGCTGCGAGAGGCTGCTACGAAGAAGCAGTGGAGCGAAGCGGTGCAGAAGGCCTTCGATCGTGAGCTAGGCAATCTAGAGCGTATCCCGACACAAGCTCCTGAATACTCCATACAGCTGCAGTACCTGCGCCTGATGATTGACCTGCCGTGGCAGGAGTATAGCCAGGATCAGTTTGATCTACAGCATGCTGAGGAGATACTGAATCGTGACCACTTCGGTCTGGAGCGTGTCAAAGAGCGTATCCTAGAGCATCTAGCAGTCATCAAGCTCAAGAATGATCTCAAGTCCCCAATCCTCTGTCTCTATGGCCCCCCAGGAGTGGGTAAGACTTCACTAGGCAAGAGCATAGCCGAGAGCCTGGGACGTAAGTATGTACGCATCTCCCTCGGAGGTCTACACGATGAGGCGGAGATACGTGGACACCGACGTACCTACATAGGAGCGATGTGCGGTCGTATCATAGACAGCATCAAGAAGGCAGGCACAAGCAATCCAGTCTTCGTGCTAGACGAGATCGACAAGATTTCTTCGGACTACAAGGGCGACCCCGCAGCTGCACTCTTAGAGGTGCTAGATCCAGAGCAGAATGTGGCCTTTCACGACAACTATCTAGACATAGACTATGACCTGAGCAAGGTACTTTTTATAGCTACCGCCAATACGCTTAGCACCATCTCACGTCCGCTCCTAGATCGTATGGAGCTGATACAGGTGTCGGGCTATCTGCTGGAGGAGAAGGTCGAGATAGCTCATCGTCATCTAGTGCCCAAGGAGCTGGAGGCACACGGACTGACAAGCGATCAGTTTGACATAGACACAGCTGCCTTAACCTATCTCATCGAGGGCTACACCCGGGAGAGTGGTGTGAGAACGTTACAGAAGAGCCTTGCAGCACTCATGCGCAAGCAGGCTAAGCGGGTAGCTATGGGGCAAGAATACAGTGTGCAGATTACACCTGAGATCATACAGCAAGACCTACGCACACCACCCTACACGCGAGATATATGGCAAGACTTTGGTATGCCAGGCATCGTCACGGGTCTAGCGTGGACCGAGGTGGGGGGCGAGATACTTTTCATCGAGAGCTCCACACATCGTGGTAAAGAAGGCAAAGTAACACTCACTGGCAACCTAGGAGATGTGATGAAGGAGAGTGCCGTCATCGCTCTAGACTATATCAAGGCACACTGTGAAGAGCTAGAGATACCTGAAGACACATTTGACAAGTTGGAGATACATCTACACGTCCCCGAGGGGGCTATTCCGAAGGATGGTCCGAGTGCAGGTATCACGATGGCGACATCGCTCGTCTCTACCTTGACCCGGCGCACGGTGAAGCCTCGCATTGCTATGAGTGGAGAGATAACGCTCACAGGGCGTGTGCTCCCCGTGGGAGGTATCAAAGAGAAGATTTTAGCAGCTAAGCGGGCTGGCGTCAAGACGCTGATCCTGAGCAAAGAGAATGAGAAGGATATCTTAGACATCAAGCCTATATACATTGAGGGCTTGACCTTCTCTTATGTAGAGACGATCAAGGAGGTACTAGACCTCGCGCTCAACGATTAG